The proteins below come from a single Bartonella schoenbuchensis R1 genomic window:
- a CDS encoding type II toxin-antitoxin system RelE/ParE family toxin — protein MFTVYKTKYFIQWLDSLKDEIAQAHIVTRIARIETGLLGNVKFFHGIGELKINHGPGYRVYFIKQGQEIILLLNGGDKSTQQKDIEKALRIVKELKHGNH, from the coding sequence ATGTTTACAGTGTACAAGACAAAATATTTCATACAGTGGCTAGATTCTTTAAAAGATGAGATTGCACAAGCGCATATTGTAACACGGATAGCAAGGATAGAAACGGGGCTTTTGGGCAATGTAAAATTCTTTCATGGCATTGGGGAATTAAAAATAAATCATGGCCCTGGCTATCGGGTTTATTTTATAAAACAAGGGCAAGAAATTATTCTACTTCTTAATGGTGGTGATAAATCTACCCAACAAAAGGATATCGAAAAAGCCCTGCGAATAGTAAAGGAACTCAAACATGGAAATCACTAA
- a CDS encoding crossover junction endodeoxyribonuclease RuvC: protein MDFNSLTILCLDLGTKTGWAISSEDGTIASGTVNFSTRRFEGGGMRYLRFKQWLTETKAILEHIDAVYFEEVRCHIGTDAAHVYGGLLAILTSWCEHHQIPYQGIPIATIKKAMTGRGNAPKTEMIKAVRAKGHEPEDDNEADALAILYLIREGK, encoded by the coding sequence ATGGACTTTAATTCACTAACCATTCTTTGTCTTGATCTAGGTACGAAAACAGGTTGGGCAATTTCTTCTGAAGACGGCACGATAGCCAGTGGAACAGTAAATTTTTCTACACGTCGATTTGAAGGCGGTGGGATGAGGTATTTAAGATTCAAGCAGTGGCTTACAGAAACCAAAGCGATACTAGAGCATATTGACGCAGTGTATTTTGAAGAAGTGCGCTGTCACATTGGTACAGATGCTGCTCATGTTTATGGGGGCTTGTTAGCAATCTTAACCTCTTGGTGTGAACACCATCAGATTCCTTATCAAGGTATCCCCATTGCTACGATTAAGAAAGCAATGACAGGCAGAGGCAATGCCCCAAAAACAGAAATGATTAAGGCTGTGCGTGCAAAAGGACATGAGCCTGAAGATGATAATGAAGCAGATGCTTTGGCAATTTTATATTTAATAAGAGAGGGAAAATAG
- a CDS encoding addiction module antidote protein: protein MEITKFDTSEYFKTPEAQQILLQDALETKNSQYLAHVLGIIAKNQGMSKIAKNAGLSRESLYRSLSDKGDPKLSTFLNVLSALNLQISLTPTQNEEHTS, encoded by the coding sequence ATGGAAATCACTAAATTTGATACAAGTGAGTATTTCAAAACTCCTGAAGCTCAACAAATTCTTTTACAAGACGCTCTTGAAACTAAAAATAGTCAGTATCTTGCTCATGTTCTTGGGATAATCGCAAAAAACCAAGGAATGAGTAAAATTGCTAAAAACGCTGGGTTATCAAGAGAATCTCTTTATCGCTCTTTAAGCGACAAAGGTGATCCTAAGCTCTCAACATTCCTTAATGTTTTGAGTGCTTTAAATTTACAAATTAGCCTAACACCCACCCAAAATGAAGAACACACATCTTGA
- a CDS encoding DUF1376 domain-containing protein has protein sequence MSTKLPWVRNFYEEWIMDFSGTSAAEKATYMTLTALMYRAQEPIWEEITTLARRIGCSVNALNKTLDLLLRKGKIIRLEDGRLWSQQVEEELKDCNDNLNKRSEKAIKAANTRRNKHKDNSSQDHDEIMMMSSQSHDDDMMTSSRQHINNNIYKKTNTIVLSKKEIASENLATEVSVQDETTDDAVEQQLDHDTPSSENQSPVSQQKSTEKKTKRSGDKRGCRIPEDFEPDYDFAIQEGLPPERVKIEIAKFRDYWKGKSGQGATKTDWPATWRNWVRKAVEDLKKGKSYGKPGVEQTKQQRGWNYRVAQHMSNIKTSDNVFKFLFEDDERTAVPLENGAKTIDCRSEESYLIGP, from the coding sequence ATGTCAACTAAATTACCTTGGGTTCGAAATTTCTATGAAGAATGGATCATGGATTTTTCTGGTACAAGTGCAGCAGAGAAAGCTACTTATATGACACTCACTGCTCTCATGTATCGAGCACAAGAACCAATTTGGGAAGAGATTACTACATTAGCGCGTCGTATTGGTTGTTCAGTAAATGCTCTTAACAAGACACTAGATCTTTTGTTGCGTAAGGGAAAAATTATCCGTTTAGAAGATGGCCGTTTATGGAGTCAGCAAGTTGAAGAAGAGCTAAAAGACTGCAATGATAATTTAAATAAGCGCTCAGAAAAGGCTATAAAAGCCGCGAATACTAGAAGAAATAAGCACAAAGATAACTCATCACAAGATCACGATGAAATCATGATGATGTCATCACAAAGTCATGATGATGACATGATGACTTCATCACGACAACACATTAACAATAACATATATAAAAAAACTAACACTATCGTGTTATCAAAAAAAGAAATTGCTTCAGAAAATTTAGCAACTGAAGTTTCGGTTCAAGACGAAACAACCGATGATGCTGTTGAGCAGCAGTTGGATCACGATACACCCTCATCAGAAAACCAATCACCCGTTTCACAGCAAAAAAGCACTGAAAAGAAAACCAAGCGGTCTGGAGATAAACGGGGATGTCGCATTCCTGAGGATTTCGAACCTGATTACGATTTTGCCATTCAAGAGGGATTGCCTCCAGAGCGGGTTAAAATCGAGATTGCAAAATTTCGGGATTATTGGAAAGGCAAGTCTGGTCAAGGTGCAACCAAAACGGATTGGCCAGCAACATGGCGTAACTGGGTACGAAAGGCTGTCGAGGATCTTAAGAAAGGAAAAAGCTATGGAAAACCAGGCGTTGAACAAACAAAACAACAACGTGGGTGGAATTATCGAGTTGCACAGCACATGTCCAATATCAAAACTTCAGATAATGTTTTCAAATTTTTATTCGAGGATGACGAAAGAACCGCCGTTCCTTTGGAAAACGGGGCAAAAACCATCGATTGCAGAAGCGAAGAAAGCTACCTCATTGGTCCATGA
- a CDS encoding DUF1376 domain-containing protein, giving the protein MATKSPWVKFYPSQFLIELMLLKPKETAVYTTLVLLMLHERAPIFNDASHLSGLCSCSVWTFRNILESLMSRGYIIRLESGRLWYTSSAVDLDISNISSEREGESYVN; this is encoded by the coding sequence ATGGCAACGAAATCACCCTGGGTAAAATTTTATCCTAGTCAATTTTTAATTGAGCTTATGCTTTTGAAGCCAAAAGAAACAGCTGTTTATACAACACTGGTCTTGCTCATGCTTCATGAGCGCGCACCTATTTTTAATGATGCTTCTCATTTATCAGGTTTGTGCAGCTGTTCAGTGTGGACGTTTCGAAACATATTAGAATCTTTAATGAGCCGTGGTTATATCATTCGTTTAGAGAGTGGCCGTTTGTGGTACACATCATCAGCAGTTGATCTTGATATCAGTAATATATCTTCAGAAAGAGAGGGGGAAAGCTATGTCAACTAA